Sequence from the Pseudomonas sp. 7SR1 genome:
ACTGGCCATCAACGTCGGCACCGCACCGCTGGCCTTCCTGATCGGCGCCAACAGCCTCGGCAGCCTGATCTTCCCCGGCATCGCCTTGAACAACCAGCCGCAACTGCTGCTCGGCGCGGCCTGCACCGCCCTGTTGGCGCTGCTGCTCGACGGCCTGGTGACACTGGCCAGCCGCCTCTGGCTGGAACGCGGCCTGCGCCCGTCATAAACCCGGTTGGATAAAGGAATCGTGATGAAGAAGACAAGCTTGTTGCTGGGCTGCCTGCTGCTGTTCGCAGGGATAGCCCAGGGCGCGGAAAAACCACTGATCCGCCTCGGCGCCCGGGTGTTCACCGAACAGACCCTGCTGGCGGAAATCACTGCCCAGTACCTGCGCGCCAAAGGCTACGACGCGCAGATCACCGGCGGCCTTGGCAGCAACCTGGCCCGCAGCGCCCATGAGACCGGGCAACTGGACCTGCTTTGGGAATACACCGGGGTGTCACTGGTGTCCTACAACCATGTCACGGAAAAACTCGACAGCGCCCAGTCCTATGCCCGGGTGAAAGAACTCGATGCGAAAAAAGGCCTGGTCTGGCTTTCACCGTCGAAATTCAGCAACACCTACGCACTGGCCTTGCCCGAGAAAGTCGCCCGGCAGTACCCGCAGATCAACAACATCAGTCAGCTCAACGCCGTGCTGCAGGCCGAAGCCGACGACAGTCACCTGGTGGCGCTGGATACCGAATTCGCCAACCGCTCCGACGGTCTGGCGGGCATGGTGGAACAGTACGGCATGGACCTGACCCGCAAGAACATTCGGCAGATGGATGCGGGCCTGGTCTATACCGCGCTGCGCAACAGCCAGGTATTCGCCGGGCTGGTCTACACCACCGATGGCCGGCTGAACGCCTTCAAGCTGAAACTGCTGGAAGACGACAGGCACTACTTCCCCGACTACACCGCCGCGCCGGTGGTGCGCCAAGCCTTCCTTGACGCGCATCCGCAACTGGCTGCCCAGCTCAAGCCACTGGCCGAACTGTTCGATGACCAGACCATGCGCCAGCTCAACGCCCGTGTGGACGTCGACCACGAGAGCCCTTCCGCTGTCGCGGCCGATTTCCTGCGCCAACACCCAATCGACTGAGGAGGAAAAGTCATGGAATTATTGAACGCCTTTTCCCATCTCGACTGGCAACAGGTCCTGCACCTGACCTGGCAACACATCACCCTGGTCGGCATTGCCGTGACCCTGGCGATCGTCATCGGCGTACCGCTGGGCATTTTCATGACCCGTTTCCCTGCCCTCGCCGGCCCGTTGCAGGCCAGCGCCACCGTACTGCTGACGATTCCGTCGATTGCCCTGTTCGGCCTGCTGCTGCCGTTCTATTCCACTTTCGGCCAGGGCCTGGGACCGCTGCCGGCGATCACCGCAGTGTTCCTTTATTCCCTGTTGCCCATCATGCGCAACACCTACCTGGCCCTCACGGGCGTGGAGCCGGGCATCCGTGAAGCCGCCCGAGGCATCGGCATGACCTTTGGCCAGCGCCTGCGCATGGTCGAACTGCCCATCGCCGTGCCAGTGATCCTGGCCGGTGTGCGCACCGCCGTGGTCATGAACATCGGCGTCATGACCATCGCCGCCACCATCGGCGCCGGTGGCCTGGGCGTGCTCATCCTCGCTTCCATCAGCCGCAGCGACATGTCGATGCTGATCGTCGGCGCCGTGCTGGTCAGTCTCCTGGCCATCTTCGCCGACCTGCTCCTGCAATGGCTGCAACGCTCGCTGACAAGTAGGGGGTGTTCGCCGCAAATGACGGGCGCGCCGACGCCCCACAAAGCGCAAGACTAGGCGCGAGGAGAGAAGTTTGGTTTTTTCAAATGAACGACGAGCAACGACGGATTGCGCTTTGTGGGGCTCGGCTCCAACGCGCCCGTCATTTGCGGCGAACACCCCCTATACAGGACTCCTCAAATGATCGAACTTCAAAACCTCAGCAAAACCTTCAAGAGCAACGGCAAGGACGTCAAGGCCGTGGACTCGGTGAACCTGACCGTCAACGAAGGCGAGATCTGCGTGTTCCTCGGGCCGTCGGGCTGTGGCAAGAGCACCACCTTGAAGATGATCAATCGCCTGATCCCGCCCACCTCGGGCAAGGTATTGATCAACGGCGAAGACACCACCAACCTGGACGAAGTGACCCTGCGCCGCAACATCGGCTACGTGATCCAGCAGATCGGCCTGTTCCCGAACATGACCATCGAGGAAAACATCACCGTGGTCCCGCGCCTGCTGGGCTGGGACAAGCACAAATGTCACGACCGCGCCCGCGAGCTGATGAGCATGATCAAGCTCGAGCCCAAGCAGTACCTGCATCGTTATCCCCGTGAACTGTCGGGTGGCCAGCAGCAGCGGATCGGGGTGATCCGCGCCCTGGCGGCCGATGCGCCGTTGCTGCTGATGGACGAACCCTTCGGCGCGGTGGACCCGATCAACCGCGAGATGATCCAGAACGAGTTCTTCGAGATGCAGCGGGCACTGAACAAGACCGTGATCATGGTCAGCCACGACATCGACGAAGCCCTCAAGCTGGGGGACAAGATTGCGATCTTCCGTGCCGGCAAGCTGATCCAGTGC
This genomic interval carries:
- a CDS encoding osmoprotectant ABC transporter ATP-binding protein OsmV is translated as MIELQNLSKTFKSNGKDVKAVDSVNLTVNEGEICVFLGPSGCGKSTTLKMINRLIPPTSGKVLINGEDTTNLDEVTLRRNIGYVIQQIGLFPNMTIEENITVVPRLLGWDKHKCHDRARELMSMIKLEPKQYLHRYPRELSGGQQQRIGVIRALAADAPLLLMDEPFGAVDPINREMIQNEFFEMQRALNKTVIMVSHDIDEALKLGDKIAIFRAGKLIQCDHPDTLLAHPADEFVSNFVGQDSTLKRLLLVKAEDAADNAPSVSPQTPVAEALELMDEHDRRYVVVTCAQNKALGYVRRRDLHRQTGTCAQFLREFNATAAYDEHLRILLSRMYEFNRSWLPVMDAERVFLGEVTQESIAEYLSSGKSRGGKTSIVSPAEIAQV
- a CDS encoding ABC transporter permease — encoded protein: MELLNAFSHLDWQQVLHLTWQHITLVGIAVTLAIVIGVPLGIFMTRFPALAGPLQASATVLLTIPSIALFGLLLPFYSTFGQGLGPLPAITAVFLYSLLPIMRNTYLALTGVEPGIREAARGIGMTFGQRLRMVELPIAVPVILAGVRTAVVMNIGVMTIAATIGAGGLGVLILASISRSDMSMLIVGAVLVSLLAIFADLLLQWLQRSLTSRGCSPQMTGAPTPHKAQD
- a CDS encoding glycine betaine ABC transporter substrate-binding protein is translated as MKKTSLLLGCLLLFAGIAQGAEKPLIRLGARVFTEQTLLAEITAQYLRAKGYDAQITGGLGSNLARSAHETGQLDLLWEYTGVSLVSYNHVTEKLDSAQSYARVKELDAKKGLVWLSPSKFSNTYALALPEKVARQYPQINNISQLNAVLQAEADDSHLVALDTEFANRSDGLAGMVEQYGMDLTRKNIRQMDAGLVYTALRNSQVFAGLVYTTDGRLNAFKLKLLEDDRHYFPDYTAAPVVRQAFLDAHPQLAAQLKPLAELFDDQTMRQLNARVDVDHESPSAVAADFLRQHPID